The nucleotide window tattaaaattttaaatattttcattattatttttttaggttgatcCATATAACTCACGACCCGATTTTTTGATCGAATCAATCCTGtgtcgggtttaataactatggttgaAAATTGAGTAGAGCATatgttgaaaaatgaattttttagaaaagaaaagtcaCAGCTTGATTTTTACTAGTTGAAAATTAGACAGGCATATGACACCATCTTtgcctttatttaaaaaaaaaaacaaaattatgtttgacAACCCTTTACTaggccaaaaagaaaaaaaaataaaaggcttgGTGTTTCCGtgttgccttttcttttaataggcAAAGTTTCTAGCCATCCaaatataattctttaaaatatatgagaaagtgtagttgtagtttttttaaaaatatttttaatttaaaaatatattaaaataatatatattttttatttttaaaaaattatttttaatattagcatattaaaatgatttaaaaacactaaaaaatattaattttaaataaaaaatttaaaatttttaaaaacacgagttGGACTATGTTTCGAAACATtccctaactttttttttaacttttatcctctcttttttctttagttttaatttatattaattaaaatagattggtTAAATATGTGTGTGCTGTGCCTGACATTGCAAGTAttcaattttaatcaaaataaattaattaaaatgtgtttgtgaaattttttaataaatatatttttatttttatttgattttcgaATAACATTATAAGATTTTCTTCTAATGTCAGCAAACATTATTCTTGTGTAAGccaatataatttttgttttcttgaattttattcaGTCATTTTTctataatcatttatttttattattatttaattaaataaaaaataaatttcaaaaaataaatttattaaatcaaaattaattcttagctttcaatgcaaaattaaatatcttaatttgtatttaataaGTAATTTTTCAGTATAGTCTTTAGTTGTtattaacaacttttttatatttgttaaaacatataattctagatttatttaattaaatatatgcataATAACCATTCAAAAACTATGAAAAGGTGAGCATGAATTTATGAATATGCTTCTTCATTATGATATACCCCACAAATCAGAACAATTTGTCAAGAAGTCATAAAATGACTGCAGGGATTTGTGATCACTCATTGACCAAAAATAGCTTCTGGTCATGACTGATCATGTTCACATCAAGAATTTTGCCACCGTTTTCAGATAAAAGGTAACCACCTGAAGATTTTAATTGCTCCATAGCTGCCTTGACAAGTTCTTCAATGGTTTGAGGAACCCACAGGACGactccctctcttctcttctcttttggGTCCCATGGATGGAATGGAAACACTGTGCATTTCATTCTTTGCATATCATCTGTTACTGGTAATTAATGAAAAAGTTTTTTGAGACTATGTGCAGAAGTCTAGCAGAGAAACCACTTCAAGCATAACAACACCAGAGTATAATACGACACAATGAATGAAAGCATGTCTGATTTACCATAGTTAATGCAGATGAGAAAGAtgcccattaaaaaaaagaagaacctTTAACCAAGAAAAGGGACACGCTACTAACCTATTTGAGAAGCTCTTGCAACCTCAAGCAATTTAATCAAATCCTTATTTCCACCAATACGAGCTTCATCGAGTGGAGTGTTTCCCCATCTATAAACAGGAAATAGCCCGTAGGATATGAGGGAAATCACATGATCAAAATCCAGATTCAAGAGAAGTAAAATATTGTGTGCTAATATTTAGGACTGGGAACAGATTTAAACTTTTCACCATGCTTCTCGTCCAACAAAGGTAGGATGCATCTCATGATCAATTGAAGGTCCTCATGCCTTGCCATTATTCTTTTCCTCACTGATCTCTATATTTGAAGAGGGAAAAAATGTCCATGCGGCCATAGTGAATATGGAAATTCTAATAGGAAATGCCTAAAGCATAATTTACCAAACCATATATTTGTACAAAACTTTTCATGTGAAGATATCAAGAAGTGAATTATTCCAAAACCTGAGTTTCGAATgagacatgtgccctaactagCTCGTATGCGATGCATCAAGTGGTAACATAAATTAGCCTCGAGTGACTGGCCAAACTGGCCTTCAATTCAGGTCATACCTGTCCTTTGGAAAAACGCTGGCCCCTGCTTCTACAAGTAAACTTGCGATTGAGTGTAAGTCTTCCGAGGCAGCAATGTGCAAAGGTGTTCGATAATCAAAGTTTTTTGCATTTGGATTGATTCCATTGGCCAGAACCCTTTTCAAGAGATTCAAATCCCTCTTTACAACAGTTGTACAGAGAAAACCACCAGCATCATCAATTGCCAGTGATGCCCCTGCTTTAACAAGTAAAGAAGCTACTTCATCATGCCCACCCTTGACGGCTTCTAGCAATGGTGTGTTCCCAAATTTATCTGATAGACAGGGTTAAACAAAAATGTGTTGTTAGATTGCTTTAGAACTTCAAGATTGGATTAGAGAATATGTACATGATTCTGGAGGATATATACAGCAATAAACAATGTAGAACACTTACCTGAAATGTTGACGTCCACTCCATGTTCGATAAGCAGTTGAGATATATCTCCATCTCCTTTAGAAGCAGCAACATGctgttgaaagaaaaacaatattatattttctatacAAGAAACAGTTTCATACTATCTTGcaagaaagaaaatggaagtTAAAATCCATATTTGAGAAAAACCGCTTACAAATTTAGCTCTAGATTTTTTACTcaatgatattataataatgcaACGGTTGAAGTTCAGTACTCTACCTTTTTGAAAGTCAAAGTCTCGAGATAACAATATCTTATAAGGAAAAGGATATTTGACAAATTAATCTGATAAAAATCAAAGGTGTCTAACACCAGATAATAGTATCTTAAGACTGGCTTGTCAGTCCATCCTTCAGAAATCATACCAGAGGTGATCTTCTGTCATAATCAACCTTGTTAGGATCTGCTCCAGCTTCAATCAACCGTTTCAGTCGATAATAATCCCCATCAAAAGCAGCACAATTCAACCTCATAGCGAGTTCCGATTCAGACTTTTCAATGTAAAGGGTAACATCTGACTCCAATAATTCATTCCGTAGATTGGCATCTTTTCCCTGGCAGTTGAATAAATTGACATAAATAAGTCCACCACGTATTCTAGCTCATAATATCTAGCTAGAAGAAGTATGATTTCAAAGGCTTCATTTCTTGTTTTACAGCCAATGGAGAACATAATTATACCGCCAAGAACATAAAATTTAGGCAACAACTACAAAGGACAAGTGTTTGATGTAGTGAAGGTCTAAAGGAACTAGGAGAAAGATCAGAAGCAATGATATCAAAGCAAACTCACCTCAAGGAGATTGTTCAAGATAATTCGCCCATCAGAGAAGTATATATCAAGGATCTCTGTAAAAGATTGCTTATCAAGTCGTAATACCCTGCATAGTTCCCGAACTCGTATTGTATAAGGCTGAGGAGtgttgcaaagaaaagaaacttcCCCAAATGAGCTATAGGTTTGCAGACGCTTGATAAACTCTTCTGCTAGATCATTTTCACCTCTTCCGAATTCCTCCTGCAGATAACATTGTCATGCCTATACGCTGACAtcataaactaaaaagatttaCTGATACAGTCCTTTAAACACACTCAGAGACAGGTGTGCGCGTGCACACACACTTGTATCATCAAACAGAGCAAATTCTTATTCAGAGGTCTACATGACTTGATATGTCAAGCATATAGGTTGCATTGTAATATAGCTAGTTTTCTTTACATCTGAAAGATAGTTGCAGCATGATTACAACTTTAAATATTTGACTAAAGTTGCTTTACAGTATCTTATGAGAAAATTGTACTTTTCCATAACCTTGTATCTGTTAAAATACATTTGATAGTATGCATGACATGTGCCATCATccagaataaaaataatgtaggAGTACTAATTCGATAAACACAAATCAACATTGATCTCTCTGTTATTGAATGTGTGTGTGAATGCACATGCACATTTGAGAGATTCCCTCAGCCAAATTTTAGATTAAGCTTTGTTGACCACGTTGGTGCAATCACATTCACAGTTAAAGGTATTATAGACAGTCATAAGAGGCGATAAAGTTTGTTTTGTTCCATTTGGATATAGGAAGACAAAGATCAATCCCAAACGAAGCCAAGTAAATGGTTCATATCAAAACACAGCAGCAACTTAATACATACAGAAACATATGCTACACTTGTGATGCTTTGGAATATgcaattgaagaagaaagacaGGTCAAAGATGAAATGTTACCAATTCACCGTGGCAGACAACATAAAGTTGATCTGCTACATGTCCCTGCTCTATAATCACTTCTCCAGGAAGGAAATACTCTTCATGAACTCGAATTGCCTGGTAAACATGACGAATGAATACAACTCTTCCCACAATTACAATGAATCCATGCTTTAATGTAATAGAATGAAATCCATTCATGGATTCAAAAGactttaatttaatgaaaaagcTTACTATCTGCTTAATGAATCCCAAAGAGCAACCCTTGAAAAGAGAAACTTCTTTAATATATGGTTCATATAATTTCTGTGAGATCTGCCAAAAAGAAACAACGTGTTGTAAAACACATGATTGAGAATCACCATATATTACTGATTCCTGAAGCAGGAAGTCTTATCTAATACAAGAATAAAGCATCTAATTTACCAactaggaaaggaaaaaaattactcgAGATCGGCAGATGCAGTGCATAAATCCAACTATCTAGAACGCTACTGTGATAGACCAATATAGAACACCAACACGTTAattaaataagataacaaaaatTCAGGTACTAGAGAAAGGAACAGCTGATGGGAAGGTCTATTCCATATACCTCTTGCTCCTTTTGCCATTAGAGTTAAAATAATACGTAGGAATCTGACTTATATGATGTATATAATTCGTGTAGAGAGAAAGCACATGCAGGGTCGATGTAGGTAGATATAAATTTTGACATGCCAAATAAGTTGCAACAGATATCAGCATGGATGCTTTCTTCTGGATTTGATGTAATGTTGCACCGAACTAATTTGCAGGATAGGAAGAAGTTGATACAATTTTAAGCTCGACATCAACAATATTCTATCCGCTTAAAAATTGAAGCCGTTAACTATTATCAATACCTTTGACCGAATAGAAGCTGGGATTTCCTGCAGAACAGATGTTTCTGTGTAGCTGCGATCGTATTGTAATCTCAGATGGCGTTTGATCTCGTTGCTCATGCCTTTCCCAAGATTATTTCTATTCATGTATTTGATAAGGTCAGTCATTCTATCCCTAAACTTTTCTGTCTTTGATCCTTTTACAATTAATGCAGTCATGTTACCAAGCAGATAAGCACCAAGAATCATGTCAAAAGACACATAAACCATGACAAATATCATTTCTCTGACATTTACTGCATGTATCTCTCCATAACCTGCAGAAGAAAGCATTTCATCATCACGCAATATACAGCAACTCATGTTAAGAATAACACATCCTCAAATAACAGGGAGAATCACATTAAGAAAAGCATAAAATCAATGACAACGAATAAAGAAACGACATGTTTTTagcaaaaattgaaaaatatagcGCAGAATAAATTCGACAATGAGCAAATCATTTATTGATGTAACATGACATCTTGCAATGGAAAAGCCTAACCTCGATATACAAATCCAATACAATCTGTGTTCAACAATGCCATGCAGTATATCAGCTTGCCTAACATATCTGGTGACTAAATCAATTTAACTAATCTCTGCCTAAAACTTTCTAGCATTCAGTAGGAACTTTCACCTTCCCCATAATTATGAGCATCCacgaaaaagagagaaagatcaTGCAGATATCAAGATCACAAATTCAAAGCAGATGGATTCCAGACAACTGCTTCTCCTAAAGTGAAAATTACATCCTGAGGTTGATGGATCAGAATTCATGACCATGGAAGGTATaggaaatcatgaagaaaaagaaacaggttgtattcaaaatatatcagaAGCTGGTTCCTGTATTCGCGGCAAGATAATTGTTCCTCTAAACATTTGCATTATTAGTATGACATGAATGGCTTAATGTAAGCGTGGATTTGTCTAGCAATGATTCAGCATCAATATTTCTCAAGATTTCAGTCATACAGTTTCCTGAAGAGCAATCACTGTTTGCCACTCATCTCGACTTCTATCAAACACCAAACTATTAAACTTAAACATATGAAAAAAGTTTACCGACAGTTGCCATAGTAACAATGGCAAAGTAAAGTGATGTTATGTATCGCTTCCAAAGATCAATCTCCCTGAAGTGTGTATAGCGATAGTCACCCATCTGTAAGCTTCCTATCCATGTGTAACCTTCCTGGGAGGGAGGCATAGTAGTAGCAAGATAGTAAAAAATGCAGGCTGCTGTATGTGTACAATAGAGTTCAACAACAAGAAGTTTCACAATTCTTGTAAAAAGGTAATTGATCCTGATATCTTTCTCCAACCTCTCAAAAAATTCTGACACTCTTTTGGCCCGACTTAGCCTAATCCACAACATATATCTCACTGCCTCCTTTCTCCCAGAAACCTGATTAAACCAGATAGTTCCATATCAGGACCCAAAAAGGAGATTAAGCTTGCCAGTTCATACTCAATatgtaaaacaattataaatgaaGCAACAGTGACATTAAGAAAATGGATTTAACAGAAATGGTCCTTCAAAGTCCTAGAACGATACCTTGAAGATGGCATCCCAAGGCAGACAGCCAAGAAAATCAACCAAGAACCGAGATTTCAAGTACCTTAACAAAAcatgtcataaaaaatatacataataacCAATCAATACATGGCAAAAAACCAAGACCAAGAAAATATGAGATGGGACAAAAGGTACAGAC belongs to Populus nigra chromosome 18, ddPopNigr1.1, whole genome shotgun sequence and includes:
- the LOC133678666 gene encoding potassium channel SKOR-like isoform X2, with product MIMMIQGRERTRGGVGNGGDGSDEEEELDVEKLRGQSKPSWKRLFGLLIMESSIRDGIVSRDGSSLGQSSVSDAYIIRPDSWRYTVWVHFILIWAVYSSFFTPLEFGFFRGLPENLFLLDIAGQIAFLIDIVVHFFVAYRATHSYRLVSSHKLIAIRYLKSRFLVDFLGCLPWDAIFKVSGRKEAVRYMLWIRLSRAKRVSEFFERLEKDIRINYLFTRIVKLLVVELYCTHTAACIFYYLATTMPPSQEGYTWIGSLQMGDYRYTHFREIDLWKRYITSLYFAIVTMATVGYGEIHAVNVREMIFVMVYVSFDMILGAYLLGNMTALIVKGSKTEKFRDRMTDLIKYMNRNNLGKGMSNEIKRHLRLQYDRSYTETSVLQEIPASIRSKISQKLYEPYIKEVSLFKGCSLGFIKQIAIRVHEEYFLPGEVIIEQGHVADQLYVVCHGELEEFGRGENDLAEEFIKRLQTYSSFGEVSFLCNTPQPYTIRVRELCRVLRLDKQSFTEILDIYFSDGRIILNNLLEGKDANLRNELLESDVTLYIEKSESELAMRLNCAAFDGDYYRLKRLIEAGADPNKVDYDRRSPLHVAASKGDGDISQLLIEHGVDVNISDKFGNTPLLEAVKGGHDEVASLLVKAGASLAIDDAGGFLCTTVVKRDLNLLKRVLANGINPNAKNFDYRTPLHIAASEDLHSIASLLVEAGASVFPKDRWGNTPLDEARIGGNKDLIKLLEVARASQIDDMQRMKCTVFPFHPWDPKEKRREGVVLWVPQTIEELVKAAMEQLKSSGGYLLSENGGKILDVNMISHDQKLFLVNE
- the LOC133678666 gene encoding potassium channel SKOR-like isoform X1; this encodes MIMMIQGRERTRGGVGNGGDGSDEEEELDVEKLRGQSKPSWKRLFGLLIMESSIRDGIVSRDGSSLGQSSVSDAYIIRPDSWRYTVWVHFILIWAVYSSFFTPLEFGFFRGLPENLFLLDIAGQIAFLIDIVVHFFVAYRATHSYRLVSSHKLIAIRYLKSRFLVDFLGCLPWDAIFKVSGRKEAVRYMLWIRLSRAKRVSEFFERLEKDIRINYLFTRIVKLLVVELYCTHTAACIFYYLATTMPPSQEGYTWIGSLQMGDYRYTHFREIDLWKRYITSLYFAIVTMATVGYGEIHAVNVREMIFVMVYVSFDMILGAYLLGNMTALIVKGSKTEKFRDRMTDLIKYMNRNNLGKGMSNEIKRHLRLQYDRSYTETSVLQEIPASIRSKISQKLYEPYIKEVSLFKGCSLGFIKQIAIRVHEEYFLPGEVIIEQGHVADQLYVVCHGELEEFGRGENDLAEEFIKRLQTYSSFGEVSFLCNTPQPYTIRVRELCRVLRLDKQSFTEILDIYFSDGRIILNNLLEGKDANLRNELLESDVTLYIEKSESELAMRLNCAAFDGDYYRLKRLIEAGADPNKVDYDRRSPLHVAASKGDGDISQLLIEHGVDVNISDKFGNTPLLEAVKGGHDEVASLLVKAGASLAIDDAGGFLCTTVVKRDLNLLKRVLANGINPNAKNFDYRTPLHIAASEDLHSIASLLVEAGASVFPKDRWGNTPLDEARIGGNKDLIKLLEVARASQIVTDDMQRMKCTVFPFHPWDPKEKRREGVVLWVPQTIEELVKAAMEQLKSSGGYLLSENGGKILDVNMISHDQKLFLVNE